The genomic segment GAATTAAAGCTGGCATGAAAGAATGTTTTCACTGAAGTTAGGGAAAAGAAACTAAGACTAGCTGCATGTATAAATAGCACTAGAGGTGTTTGAGGGAATGTGTGTGAGCATTCAgtaaactgaacatttaactaGAAAACGggaaaagaaaggagagaagaaggGACAGAAGACGGGAAACATCCGATTTCTTTGACAATCAAAACACAGACAACGGTCTCCAAGAggggaaatgtttttgttttgttttttaaaaacacagacatacaaaataaaattatatttacacaataatacaaaaaatactCTTGGCCTTTAACAACATTCATTTGATGCCTGTTCAATATGAACTCTTGTGATTTCACCAAGAACAGCAGTGTACAATACTCCTGATTCAGTTACAGTTATGTTTAGATACAGTTACAGTTATGCATTTCCCGTCTCTCTCAAGCTCGTTTTAgggggggtttttttcccaGCGCCTGGAATTCAAAGACCAAAGCGTTCAGCAGGACTGACAGCAGCTTTCTGGCGGTTGTTGAAAAAGCACGATCGGAGTCGAGCTGAAGGAAAGAGGACAAAGTGAAACCCTTCACTTCATCCTGAAATTATTCCTGAACTTCGGACACGTCGGGGGGATATCAGAGAGGTTTGCTTCACGTGGTAACCATGGTAACATCAGCAACAGCACTAGTAGAGGAGGAGGACGGGGTCGGATCTGACGTAaccatggtggtggcagcaggaGCTTCTGTTGATGCTTGCATTGTAACGGGTGGCTCAGCAGGGCGAGCGGGTTTAGCGATCTTCATGGGAACGAAAGCGTTGGAGGCGCAGTGCTCGCTCAGATACTCGCCTCCTTTCTCCTCGTAGTCCTGTCTGCTGATCCATCCCTCCGACCCTGCTCCAGGAGGGTGCTCCAACACCCAGCCTCGTGCTCCATGCCAGGCATCCAAGGCCGGACAAGACGCCATGGTCACCTATGAAGAAGTTTTAGGTTACCTTCAGATGATCTCAACAATAATCAAAGCATCTGAAAGGACCGGACAGTTTAGCTGGAGTCATTTATCCCATAACGGTTCCCATAACTCACTTCTTTACTTTGAAACAAGCTCTGTTGCTTCATATCTAACTATATGCACTATTTACATGGCTGGCTactcactggacactttattaggtacaccttgctagtactgggttggatCCGTTTTCCCCTTTagagctgccttaattcttcagccaagtgctggaaacattcctcaggaCATTTTGGAGGGCGTTCACTGGATacgttttctttttcagaccattctctgtaaactctagtGATGGCTGGGTGGGACAATCCCTGTGGCGGGACAATCTTCAAAATCACTtaaactttttttctccattctaATTCTAGGTTTGAACTTCAGTGCCTGCATGCACCGAGtagctgccatgtgattggctgattagatatttgcactaacaagcagttgaacaggtgtacctaacaaagtgtaCGGTGAGTGTACATTAGATCATTTATATTTATGTCACATCCCATGGTGAACTTTAGAAAAATATTTGAGCTGATGACTTTAAAGCAGGAgtgttgaactccaggcctcgagggccggtctcctgcaggttttagatatcaccctgggtcaacacacctgaatcaagtgattagttcattaccaggcctctggagaacttcaagacatactgaggaggtaatttagcaatttaaatcagctgtgttggatcaaggaaacatctaaagcctgcaggacaccggccctcgaggcctggagttcgacacctgtgcttTAAAGAGACGATACGACCTTTTTGTGGCGTTTTGCGTTCCGTTAATGTTCAAGTTTTTTTCCAGAGAAAACACGAAAGCTTAAAGTCCAGGGTTTTACCTGAAAgctcttgttttctgttttttgtggtTACTGTTTGAActatattagattttttttgtccttatCAAAAAAAGATTTCAGATTTTTTGACAAAGTAAACATAACAGGGTTTTAGGAGAGCACAGGCTGTACCTTGAATTGTGACTGGAAGGGTCTCATGGCCAGCAGTTCTCGCTCTACTCTCTCTTTCATCCCAGGATACTGCATGTTCCCTCCGGTCAGAAATACATTGCTCACTAGCGCCTCCTGCTGCTCTGGAGTGTACCTATTTGTGATTAAAGCATCAAAGTTCACAtcattaacaaaaaaataaataccatcagtaaaaaactaataaaaaaataataataaaagaatgtTTATATAACATAGCATTTTCTGGCTCCTTGTAATAACTTCATCAGGATGAGGTTATGTGTTTATACAACTTCTCTGCatatttgtgcttttgtgtACAACCGTTACATCCCATCATTACCTGGCCAAAACATATTGCAGAGTCTCCATCAGTCCCATCTGCTCCTCTCCAGTCAGCGAGGGCTGGAACAAAATCTCTGGACACCGCAGACGCTCCGTCCCCACAAAGAGCTGGTGGTACTCCGCCATGTTAAACACGGGCTGGAGAAGGAGGGGGGGGGAGTTCTCCTTCATTAACGTGAAGTTATGACAGTTTTGACACCACCACATGTTTCAAATGTTGCAATAGCAAAGTTATGCTCAGAAACTACTAGAAGTTTTTCTACACATTTTGCCACACATGACCGCAGCAGGTATTTCCCTGCACAGCATTAATGAGGCTCTACATGTCTCTGAGACATTCAGGTATCCTGTGCCATTACCTGAACCACATTAGCAGGTTTTTCTGGCAGCGAGTCCTCGGGGAAGTCAGAATCCATCAGTGCCACTCCATCTGTCTCGTCCATCGGCTGTTCCAGCTCTGACACCTGACAGAGAGCGACAGAACAGCCTCAGGCTTTGTGTCAGGAGCACTACATCCACCGCAGCAATCAAGCACAGATGCTGTAGAGCCTCGCAGCACAGTCGTGATAATGACATTTACACCTAATTAATTATTGGATCATTTCAATTTCACTTGTGCTCTGTAGtcattttcactgtaatttGACAACTTGAGCTCTTCTTCTGGATTATTTACATAACCATCTCATTATGGATACAGTGCTAACGCTGTCATATGCTCAGGTCATACATAGCATTCTTCTATTAACTGCTTTACCTTTCTACCAAAAAGCAGTTACAGATCCAAATACTGATTCAGACACAGAGCCTGGAAATGTGGGCACAGCACATGCAAACACAAGTCAGTACAACCGAATTCTATTTTTTAAACTTGATGGCAGAACACCTACCTCCGCCTTTCCCTCTGCTCCATCACTGTGCAGCAGCTTCTGTCTACCCTGCTCTACAGCGAGCTGCAATTTGTTGATGTACGACTGCAGTTCCTCGGCTGAATCCATGTTAAGCTCCACCAGACTCTTGTGAAACTGATCCAGCAGGCCgtcctccagcagctcctgcacgcatgcacacacacacacacacacacattactctATGATCAGTAGGTGAAATACTGAGAAAGGATGAATAAACTCTAAACAGAATTAGAGTAAACTCATTTGGAGGCAACAGATggaattttacatattttttgaACTTTTTAGCTCCATTTCCAAACAATAAACATTGAAAGTCTGAACTCACTAGCTCACTAATTTTTTCCTGCACAATTTTATCAATACAACCAGTTCTCTGAGCTTtcaatgaaacaaaaaactatCTTTGAGCCCACAGAGTACAAATTTCTTAGCATATCTTCATGTCTTCTCTTGCTGGTGCCGTAGTTCCTTTTGATGATGCATGCCTGGGTAGCTCTTTTGCTTATGGTCATCCATAAGTAAAAATGATTTACTTACTAGACATAAACTCAGATTTACACCATAGAATAACTAAAATCATACATTGCCTTCAGCAGTTTGATGTGTTTATTACTGATTGCCAATTTCCATCTTGTCTTCCGTCCTCAGCTGgaacaatcaatcaatcaatcgtCTTTGACTCGCAGTGTAACTGCCAACATCTAAAttatgcatttctttttctgcGACTCTCTTTCGCTCTTGCTTGGTCACCCATGGTGTTGTAAATGATTCCCGCAATCCCAGTGGAAGTGCAATGGAATTAAATTTTATCTGCCAATCAGGTGCTATGTTAGAAATCATGTTGTTTGTCAACACTGCACTACCGTTACAACTACTATAAGTATGCATGCATGTACCGGCCTAAAAACAATATCCAAACCTCCTGTTGGCAGTTCCATTGAAATATAGAAAGGTAGGcgtttaaaaaaatggaaaaagatgagagaaacaaaaaaggcTGACTGATAAATAAGACAGGAATCAGCCATCAGAGAGACGACTCTTGTGCTTGTGAACTTTAAAAGGTCCAATAAGGTCCTTGCCTGTACTGCTAAGAGTCTGTCCAGCCTCTCTTGGTCCTGCTGCAGCTTCTCCTCTCGGCGGCGAGCATTAATCTCTTGAAGTCGTCGAAGTTGCTGAGCTCGTCTCTCTTGCCGCTCCTCTACACTCACACAGCCGCCCGGCACCTTACTCGAAAACGGAAGCTGCATACGGTGAACTTCCCGCTCGTAAAACTCTGGGCTGCGCCACTTTTCCAGCTCTGTGAAAAACACAGCACCGAGGAAATGCAAAGTCAAGGGGAGGAGAAACCACATGCATGCATCTCTGTGCTGGCTCCTCACTCCTTTTATTCACAGTCATCTGTTTCTCTAGTAGTTCTGAGGAGGAACTCACTGTGTGCATTTTACTGATGTTACTTAAATATTCTTCAGCTATCATAAATCTAAAGCATTTAATTGCTGTCCCATAAAAAAAAATGCGTAGTTACATGTCCATGGATATATTTGTACCTTCATGATAATCCACAGCAGTGTAGCTGTGCTCatgcagcagctcctccatgCGGCTGAGTGTGATGGCAGCAAGGTGACCTGGGTATTTCAGCTGCAGGAGGCGCTGCAGGTAGGACGCTGCCTGGCTCCCAGCCACATTCACACGCTTACAATTCACAGCATCCAACCTTGAACAAAAACCACATAAGAACTAAAACTATGGTGTGTGATAAAAATCAGGAAAGCAGAGCAAACAGTAAAAGCTGTATATAAATCATTCATTTATGCTTGTTGATCCTCACCTGCCATTAATAACCGGCAGGATGTGTGAGCAGTGGTAACCTGAGGACAGAACGATGCCCGTGTGTGGTGACTGGAGCTTCCTTTGATTGTTATTGTGGTAGAAACTGTACAAGGAATCCACACCATAGGAGACGTATGGGACGCTGTAGCACTCAAAAAGCAGCTCTGACATCATCTGGCGGCAGTGCAGTGGGTTGCAGGGCGCCTCTGTCAGCACAATGGGGTGATCCACACTACtctgcaaaaataataataaaaataataaagtggTGTTGATGTATTGTCTGGGTGTCCACGTGACTTATATGACTATAAACAGCTAGCAGAAAATATCCCGGGAGTTAAGTTGTTCAATTAATCCTGAACTCCAGATACAAAACCTTCAAACAAACCAACGTTTCACTTAAAAATGACTGATTTAACTTCCGCTCACCTCTGACGTGATGCCCAGGTGTGTAAACACATAGTCGAAGATGAGCTCCTGGATTTCAAAGTTGACCACCACGTTTCGGTCAAACTGGCTCTTCAGCAGCCACCGCAGCGGCTCCAAATTGGGGATGTCGTTACCGATCTGGGTCTCACTGCGGGCAGCGCCTCTGCTTCGCGCCGCCACCGACTTGAACAGGAGCCGCGGAGGGTCGAGCTCGGCCCCCAGAGCCGCCCAGCCGGCCCGGGTCTGGAAGGAGCCGTTATCTATCACTATAGGAGAGGGTGTATGGGTCAGATACTGTGCGGGGAGCTCAAAAATCGGATCAGGGGAGGCTTTCCAGTCCTGGAACGAGAAAATCTGACACACCGGTCCTTCTTTGGAAGCCATTTTGAAAATGTGTAACTGCAAAATACAGCCGACTGGAGGCTCGGTGTCGCCGATTTACAGTTCCTGacagatttttaaatcacttttatCATATAACATTTTCATAGACAGTGTGTGATTTTAGCAATACGAATTGGAAACAAACAtcgattaaaacacacacacacacacaatatacaTGACAAATCCGAATGGAGAAAAGCATAAGACTAATAGTCTAGCTCAGCGATTCCCTAAATATGAGACGCCCCCCCCTGGTGGGCTAGCAAGGTACTGCAGGTGGGCCCCATTT from the Pelmatolapia mariae isolate MD_Pm_ZW linkage group LG20, Pm_UMD_F_2, whole genome shotgun sequence genome contains:
- the actr5 gene encoding actin-related protein 5; this translates as MASKEGPVCQIFSFQDWKASPDPIFELPAQYLTHTPSPIVIDNGSFQTRAGWAALGAELDPPRLLFKSVAARSRGAARSETQIGNDIPNLEPLRWLLKSQFDRNVVVNFEIQELIFDYVFTHLGITSESSVDHPIVLTEAPCNPLHCRQMMSELLFECYSVPYVSYGVDSLYSFYHNNNQRKLQSPHTGIVLSSGYHCSHILPVINGRLDAVNCKRVNVAGSQAASYLQRLLQLKYPGHLAAITLSRMEELLHEHSYTAVDYHEELEKWRSPEFYEREVHRMQLPFSSKVPGGCVSVEERQERRAQQLRRLQEINARRREEKLQQDQERLDRLLAVQELLEDGLLDQFHKSLVELNMDSAEELQSYINKLQLAVEQGRQKLLHSDGAEGKAEVSELEQPMDETDGVALMDSDFPEDSLPEKPANVVQPVFNMAEYHQLFVGTERLRCPEILFQPSLTGEEQMGLMETLQYVLARYTPEQQEALVSNVFLTGGNMQYPGMKERVERELLAMRPFQSQFKVTMASCPALDAWHGARGWVLEHPPGAGSEGWISRQDYEEKGGEYLSEHCASNAFVPMKIAKPARPAEPPVTMQASTEAPAATTMVTSDPTPSSSSTSAVADVTMVTT